One stretch of Helicobacter jaachi DNA includes these proteins:
- a CDS encoding sensor histidine kinase: MRNVLLHFINKTSFQAQTTILVWIIVVGFALVASVGLLALMGLKSEFDINAPQNYNMHTLNLLNKTHNISPESLPELLAMWEQYKMYNLTKKQDMPISQLRKWYAKTFKPQDYEHIQHLLAKEQMIIESIDEAFISFNVENITGLLEEQILNSFDIAYFDKDITDSLYANTFIVLAIFMFIVIATIIILALSIRQSINTNHLLLKQLVDSKTKELQTLNANLQKSIEYEVEQNRQKDLIMYQQARLASMGEMIQNIAHQWRQPLNSLMVLIQSFKSKVLQKKLDDDFVLQQTQYGMKIATEMSNTIENFRNFFRPDTNTEPFELAQSIADSIELLKEQLKEYAIRVDVQIKAPHIKINGYQNSFTQVILILINNAIDALTLQMQQDSNFKHPLIEISLDKLGYNTTLCVRDNAGGIHLADKTKVFEPYFTTKHKSVGTGVGLYMAKQIIERQLNGSIDVSNQQWGNGYFGAAFIIQIPTQKD; this comes from the coding sequence ATGAGAAATGTCCTTTTGCATTTTATCAATAAAACTTCCTTTCAAGCCCAAACTACTATCCTTGTATGGATTATTGTCGTGGGGTTTGCACTTGTGGCAAGTGTGGGGTTACTCGCGCTTATGGGGCTAAAAAGTGAGTTTGATATTAACGCGCCGCAAAATTACAATATGCATACGCTTAATTTACTTAATAAAACGCATAATATCTCACCAGAAAGCCTCCCTGAACTCCTTGCGATGTGGGAGCAGTATAAAATGTATAATCTTACTAAAAAACAAGATATGCCCATTAGTCAATTACGCAAATGGTATGCTAAGACCTTTAAGCCCCAAGATTATGAGCATATCCAACATCTTTTAGCCAAAGAGCAGATGATTATAGAATCTATTGATGAGGCTTTTATTAGCTTTAATGTGGAGAATATCACTGGCCTGCTTGAAGAGCAGATTCTAAACTCCTTTGATATTGCATATTTTGATAAAGATATTACCGATTCTTTATATGCTAATACCTTTATCGTGCTAGCTATTTTTATGTTTATTGTTATCGCCACAATTATTATTCTAGCGCTCTCCATTCGGCAGTCTATTAATACTAATCATTTGCTTTTAAAGCAGCTTGTAGATTCTAAAACTAAAGAGCTGCAAACACTTAATGCTAATTTGCAAAAATCTATCGAATATGAGGTGGAACAAAATCGCCAAAAAGATTTGATTATGTATCAGCAAGCGCGCCTTGCGTCTATGGGGGAGATGATACAAAATATCGCACACCAATGGCGCCAGCCGCTCAACTCACTTATGGTGCTTATTCAAAGCTTTAAAAGCAAAGTGTTGCAAAAAAAGCTTGATGATGATTTTGTGCTACAGCAAACCCAATATGGTATGAAAATTGCCACAGAAATGTCAAATACCATTGAAAATTTCCGCAATTTCTTTCGCCCTGATACAAATACAGAGCCATTTGAGCTAGCCCAAAGCATTGCAGATTCTATCGAGCTGCTTAAAGAACAGTTGAAAGAATATGCTATTAGGGTTGATGTGCAAATTAAAGCCCCACATATTAAAATTAATGGCTATCAAAACTCCTTCACACAAGTGATTTTAATCCTTATCAATAACGCCATTGACGCGCTAACACTCCAAATGCAGCAGGATAGCAATTTCAAGCACCCCCTTATAGAAATTTCGTTAGATAAGCTAGGATATAATACCACCCTTTGCGTCCGGGATAACGCTGGAGGCATTCATCTAGCAGATAAAACAAAAGTATTTGAGCCTTATTTCACCACCAAACACAAATCCGTAGGCACGGGCGTGGGATTATATATGGCAAAGCAGATTATTGAGCGGCAGCTTAATGGCAGTATTGATGTATCAAATCAACAATGGGGAAATGGATACTTTGGAGCGGCATTTATTATCCAAATACCAACACAAAAGGATTAA
- a CDS encoding response regulator produces the protein MNLEALNKLTILYAEDDADTAHLTSMLLEDYVGRLFVAKNGQEALNLFRLHKIDLVLTDILMPKMSGIELINAIRSSSTHPDVPVVITTAHTETKYLLDAIRLRVDGYILKPINVEELLHALNKAILPFLQADELASKNLLINAISTFVGGKKIAIIQFLLNNCDEDNIFYGSYEDIIAHLNVSKPTIVKTFKQLIDTGILIKIKNKVYKIHPDLDQNIKNNTL, from the coding sequence ATGAATCTAGAAGCACTCAATAAACTTACGATTTTATATGCTGAAGATGACGCAGATACCGCCCATCTCACAAGTATGCTACTTGAAGATTATGTAGGGCGTTTATTTGTAGCAAAAAATGGGCAAGAAGCGCTCAATCTCTTTAGGCTGCACAAAATTGATTTAGTGCTAACCGATATTCTTATGCCAAAAATGAGCGGCATTGAGCTTATTAATGCTATCCGCAGCTCAAGCACGCACCCTGATGTGCCTGTGGTGATTACCACCGCACATACAGAGACAAAATATCTCCTTGATGCCATTAGATTACGCGTAGATGGGTATATTTTAAAGCCCATTAATGTCGAGGAGCTACTCCACGCGCTTAATAAGGCTATCTTGCCATTTTTACAAGCCGATGAGCTTGCGTCTAAAAATCTGCTCATTAACGCCATTTCCACCTTTGTGGGCGGCAAAAAAATTGCCATTATTCAATTTTTACTGAATAATTGTGATGAGGATAATATTTTTTATGGCTCTTATGAGGATATTATCGCGCATTTAAATGTAAGTAAGCCTACTATTGTAAAAACTTTTAAGCAGCTCATCGACACAGGCATTTTAATTAAGATTAAAAATAAAGTGTATAAAATCCACCCCGATTTAGACCAAAATATTAAAAATAATACGCTCTAA